Proteins found in one Salminus brasiliensis chromosome 13, fSalBra1.hap2, whole genome shotgun sequence genomic segment:
- the bicd1a gene encoding protein bicaudal D homolog 1 isoform X2 — translation MAADGGCGETVDQYRAEVERLTRELAEANREKIRAAECGLAVLEENQSLKQQCAELESEQEALKHELEQLQEAFGQAYSNQRKVAEDGETNEETLLQESASKEAYYVSRQLELQTELKLSRSVASNSQAENERLNLLLQELRESNEMLELQKSRMREEIKEYKFREARLLQDYTELEEENITLQKLVSTLKQNQVEYEGLKHEIKVLEEETVLLNSQLEDALRLKDISEGQLEEALDALKSEREQKNNLRKELVHHISLNDCVYGASTHITISAVEGFKFAEEATTNGTSATGSSPNNEDSNRCNGCNGHGPKMNGDYHRPGARKGEVLHPVSDLFSELNLSEIQKLKQQLFQVEREKATLLTNLQESQTQLQHTQGALTEQHKRVNRLTERVNAMKRLCSDKELDAEETEKGDAPTNGCLEHDVDINGIEILECKYKVAVTEVIDLKAELKALKEKYNQSVESQSEERSHSEEKLQALNQHVTSLDKECRDSRDRICSLEAELRCATAMTNESQGMLNTAQDELVTFSEELAQLYHHVCLCNNETPNRVMLDYYRQSRVTRSGSLKGADDPRALLSPRLARRLAAINSSDLSRSPQDSPLKEPFGDTGKGESVSQQSPTRSPFGSPVNSASLSTSVPEANGDLRKEPMNIYNLNAIIRDQIKHLQKAVDRSLQLSRQRAAARELAPIFDKDKESCMEEILKLKSLLSTKREQIATLRLVLKANKQTAEVALSNLKSKYENEKSMVTETMMKLRNELKALKEDAATFSSLRAMFATRCDEYVTQLDEMQRQLAAAEDEKKTLNSLLRMAIQQKLALTQRLEDLEFDHEQSHRGRGGKVPKIKSSPPKS, via the exons GCGTTTGGCCAGGCCTACTCTAACCAGCGTAAAGTGGCAGAGGACGGCGAGACGAATGAGGAGACGCTGCTGCAGGAGTCTGCCTCCAAAGAAGCGTACTACGTAAGCCGTCAACTGGAGCTGCAGACGGAGCTCAAGCTGAGCCGCTCGGTGGCCTCCAACTCACAGGCTGAAAATGAACGCCTCAACTTACTGCTCCAAGAGCTGAGAGAG AGTAATGAAATGCTGGAGCTGCAGAAGAGCAGGATGAGAGAGGAGATAAAGGAGTACAAGTTCAGAGAGGCCAGGCTGCTGCAGGACTACAccgagctggaggaggagaacaTCACTCTGCAGAAGCTGGTCTCCACACTCAAGCAGAATCAg GTGGAGTATGAGGGTCTGAAACATGAGATAAAAGTACTGGAGGAGGAAACAGTCCTGCTGAACAGCCAACTGGAGGATGCATTGCGACTGAAAGACATCTCCGAGGGCCAGCTGGAGGAGGCCCTGGATGCTCTGAAGAGTGAGAGGGAGCAGAAGAACAATCTGAGGAAAGAACTAGTCCACCACATCAGCCTGAATGACTGTGTGTATGGAGCCAGCACACACATAACCATCTCTGCTGTGGAAGGATTCAAGTTTGCAGAGGAGGCCACCACTAACGGCACCTCTGCCACTGGTTCCAGTCCCAATAATGAGGACAGTAACAGGTGTAATGGGTGCAATGGCCATGGGCCAAAGATGAATGGTGACTACCACCGTCCTGGAGCGAGAAAGGGAGAGGTTCTGCATCCTGTGTCCGATCTGTTCAGTGAACTCAACCTGTCTGAGATCCAGAAACTGAAACAACAGCTTTTCCAG GTGGAGCGAGAAAAGGCGACCCTACTGACTAACCTTCAGGAGTCCCAGACCCAGCTGCAACACACGCAAGGTGCCCTAACTGAGCAGCACAAGCGCGTGAACCGCCTTACGGAGCGCGTCAATGCTATGAAACGTCTCTGCAGCGACAAGGAGCTGGACGCCGAGGAGACGGAGAAGGGGGACGCGCCCACGAATGGCTGTCTCGAGCACGATGTGGACATAAACGGCATCGAGATCCTGGAGTGTAAGTATAAGGTAGCAGTGACCGAGGTCATTGACCTGAAAGCAGAGCTGAAGGCCTTGAAGGAGAAGTACAACCAGTCTGTGGAGAGCCAGTCTGAAGAGCGCAGCCACAGCGAAGAGAAGCTCCAGGCTCTAAACCAACATGTGACGTCACTGGATAAGGAGTGCCGCGACAGCCGCGACCGAATCTGCAGCTTGGAGGCAGAGCTCCGGTGCGCAACAGCCATGACAAACGAGAGTCAGGGCATGCTAAACACAGCTCAGGATGAGCTGGTCACCTTTAGCGAAGAGCTAGCCCAGCTCTACCATCACGTCTGCCTGTGCAACAATGAGACACCCAACCGCGTCATGCTGGACTACTACCGCCAGAGTCGCGTGACACGCAGTGGCAGTCTTAAGGGCGCAGATGACCCACGGGCCTTGCTGTCGCCCCGCCTCGCCCGCCGCTTAGCTGCTATCAACTCCTCAGACCTTTCCAGGAGCCCCCAGGATTCGCCCCTAAAGGAGCCATTTGGGGACACTGGTAAAGGGGAGTCAGTGAGCCAACAGAGCCCCACCAGAAGCCCCTTCGGTTCCCCAGTCAACAGTGCCTCACTATCCACTTCTGTCCCAGAGGCAAATGGAGATCTCCGCAAGGAACCAATGAACATTTACAACCTGAACGCCATTATTCGGGACCAGATCAAGCACCTGCAGAAGGCTGTAGACCGCTCGCTGCAGCTGTCTAGACAGAGGGCAGCTGCACGGGAGTTAGCGCCCATCTTTGACAAGGACAAGGAGTCCTGCATGGAGGAGATCCTGAAGCTCAAGTCCCTCTTGAGCACCAAGAGGGAACAGATAGCGACTCTGCGTCTTGTTCTTAAGGCCAACAAACAG ACTGCTGAGGTAGCCTTGTCAAACCTGAAGAGTAAATATGAGAATGAAAAATCCATGGTAACAGAGACCATGATGAAGCTGAGGAATGAGCTCAAGGCATTGAAAGAGGACGCAGCCACCTTCTCCTCCCTGAGGGCTATGTTTGCCACCAG GTGTGATGAGTACGTCACTCAGCTGGATGAGATGCAGAGGCAGCTGGCCGCAGCTGAGGATGAGAAAAAGACTCTGAACTCTCTGCTTCGCATGGCCATCCAGCAGAAACTGGCCCTCACGCAGCGTCTGGAAGACCTAGAATTTGACCACGAGCAGTCACACCGTGGCCGTGGAGGAAAGGTGCCCAAGATAAAGAGCAGCCCTCCAAAA